One Cryptosporangium minutisporangium DNA segment encodes these proteins:
- a CDS encoding aminoglycoside phosphotransferase family protein — translation MTALVDHLVRRGLTSSSDVRVQSLTGGVSNDVVAVTAPGLDAVVKQALGRLRVAEEWLADPARLDTEGRALRLAGRLLPGAVPQVYDLADGYLVIERAPESWRTWKEDLLGGAVDVEVAAQLGRALGDWQRGTAGDAHVAREFGDRTAFGQLRVDPFHRTVAQRHPDLADVVNHTIAVMEASASCLVHGDYTPKNVLVDPEGDGLWVIDWEVAHVGDPTFDPAWTIGHLLLKTVHRPGPPYAAAGRAFLEAWGTQHDAVQLVRQTGCLLLARVDGKSPADYLTDAERHCTRALARRLLTDPPPHVLDAWELLA, via the coding sequence ATGACCGCACTCGTTGATCACCTGGTGCGGCGCGGGCTGACGTCCTCGTCCGACGTCCGTGTGCAGTCATTGACCGGAGGCGTCTCCAACGACGTCGTCGCGGTGACCGCGCCGGGTCTCGACGCGGTGGTCAAGCAGGCCCTCGGTCGGCTGCGGGTCGCCGAGGAGTGGCTGGCGGACCCCGCGCGCCTGGACACCGAGGGCCGTGCGCTGCGTCTCGCCGGTCGGCTGCTGCCCGGGGCGGTGCCGCAGGTCTACGACCTGGCCGACGGCTACCTCGTGATCGAACGCGCGCCGGAGAGCTGGCGGACCTGGAAAGAGGACCTGCTGGGCGGTGCCGTCGACGTCGAGGTGGCCGCCCAGCTGGGGCGTGCCCTCGGGGATTGGCAACGCGGCACGGCAGGCGACGCCCACGTGGCCCGCGAGTTCGGCGACCGGACCGCGTTCGGCCAGCTTCGCGTCGACCCGTTCCACCGGACGGTGGCTCAGCGCCACCCGGATCTGGCCGACGTCGTGAACCACACGATCGCGGTGATGGAGGCTTCGGCGTCCTGCCTCGTGCACGGCGACTACACGCCGAAGAACGTCCTGGTCGACCCGGAGGGAGACGGCCTCTGGGTCATCGACTGGGAGGTCGCCCACGTCGGAGATCCCACGTTCGACCCCGCGTGGACGATCGGACACCTGCTGCTCAAGACCGTGCACCGGCCGGGTCCGCCCTATGCGGCTGCGGGGCGGGCGTTTCTGGAGGCCTGGGGCACCCAGCACGATGCCGTTCAACTGGTCCGGCAGACGGGCTGCCTGCTGCTCGCCCGCGTCGACGGCAAGAGCCCGGCCGACTACCTCACCGACGCGGAGCGCCACTGCACCCGCGCCCTGGCCCGCCGGCTGCTGACCGACCCACCTCCGCACGTGCTCGACGCCTGGGAGCTACTCGCATGA
- the eno gene encoding phosphopyruvate hydratase has product MSDTTITGLFAWEALDSRGKPTVGCEVRLDGGAIGRATVPSGASTGRHEARELRDGEARYGGNGVRKAVANVTGEIADAVRGLDVADLDVSLRTLDGTADLGRLGANAVLAVSVGAAVAGAAARGLPLHRAVADEGAAPLLPLPMVNIISGGAHSGRSIDVQDFLAVPLGARTFAEAIEWAARVRAGAAEELEHRNFPVALVADEGGLGPFLHTNRAALDVLVAGIERAGLRPGDDVGIAIDVAATQFARADGRYVLAAENRELTADGLVDELADWCASYPIVSLEDALAEDDWAGWRTATERLSGRQLLGDDLFVTNPDRLDRGIREHVANAVLVKPNQIGTLDTARAVVRRAQAAGYTTVLSARSGETEDDWLADLAVGWRTGQIKVGSTTRSERTAKWNRLLRLEAELGSRAEYAGRTALGGIR; this is encoded by the coding sequence ATGAGCGACACCACGATCACCGGCCTGTTCGCCTGGGAGGCGCTGGACTCCCGCGGCAAACCCACCGTCGGCTGCGAGGTACGTCTCGACGGCGGCGCGATCGGCCGCGCCACCGTCCCGTCCGGCGCCTCCACCGGACGCCACGAGGCGCGGGAGCTGCGCGACGGCGAAGCCCGCTACGGCGGCAACGGCGTGCGGAAAGCCGTGGCGAACGTGACCGGCGAGATCGCCGACGCCGTCCGAGGCCTGGACGTCGCCGACCTAGACGTGAGCCTCCGCACCCTGGACGGCACCGCCGACCTGGGCCGGCTCGGCGCGAACGCGGTTCTCGCGGTCTCGGTCGGGGCGGCGGTGGCCGGTGCCGCCGCCCGCGGTCTCCCGCTCCATCGGGCCGTCGCCGACGAGGGCGCCGCTCCTCTGCTGCCACTTCCGATGGTCAACATCATCTCCGGCGGCGCGCACTCCGGCCGCTCGATCGACGTCCAGGACTTCCTCGCCGTGCCACTCGGCGCCCGCACGTTCGCCGAAGCGATCGAGTGGGCGGCCCGGGTCCGCGCCGGCGCGGCGGAGGAGCTGGAGCACCGTAATTTCCCGGTCGCACTGGTGGCCGACGAGGGCGGCCTCGGCCCCTTCCTGCACACCAACCGCGCCGCGCTCGACGTCCTCGTCGCGGGCATCGAACGGGCCGGTCTCCGGCCCGGCGACGACGTCGGGATCGCGATCGACGTCGCCGCGACGCAGTTCGCCCGCGCGGACGGCCGCTACGTGCTCGCCGCCGAGAACCGCGAACTGACCGCCGACGGCCTGGTCGACGAGCTGGCCGACTGGTGCGCGTCCTACCCGATCGTCTCACTGGAGGATGCGCTCGCCGAGGACGACTGGGCCGGTTGGCGCACCGCCACCGAGCGCCTGTCCGGGCGGCAGCTCCTCGGAGACGACTTGTTCGTCACCAACCCCGACCGGCTCGACCGAGGCATCCGCGAGCACGTCGCCAACGCCGTCCTGGTCAAGCCGAACCAGATCGGCACCCTCGACACGGCCCGCGCGGTCGTCCGTCGGGCCCAGGCCGCCGGCTACACCACCGTCCTCTCCGCCCGCTCCGGCGAGACCGAGGACGACTGGCTCGCCGACCTCGCCGTCGGGTGGCGCACCGGCCAGATCAAGGTCGGCTCCACCACCCGTTCCGAGCGCACCGCGAAGTGGAACCGGCTGCTCCGTCTGGAGGCCGAGCTGGGTTCCCGCGCCGAGTACGCGGGCCGCACTGCTCTGGGAGGTATCCGATGA
- a CDS encoding VOC family protein gives MGSLIAKLGYVGVQTPRYEEFRTWGPEVLGCMLGPDGEDGAVRLKIDDADYRLSFHPGEEYRTAYAGWEVLNHRDLDAAIKRLEDNGAKPRYADEATTAARGVQRLVQFEDPFGLPLELFCYQEANYHYWHPPRPHAGFVTKEQGLGHVVFAVPDARKAVDFYIDAMGFIPSEVLTMNEPLGEMWFLRVNPRHHSVAFLEVPNSVGLHHVYLESVDLDDVGYSYFDVLGGDANPDLQMAFGRHIGDQVISYYIHTPGGFMIEYGWGGLAIDEMDKRSPNNLNFRNGKRQEMWGHKFRFQPNEAVHPYQA, from the coding sequence ATGGGCAGCCTCATCGCGAAACTCGGCTACGTCGGCGTCCAAACCCCCCGCTACGAGGAGTTCCGTACCTGGGGACCCGAGGTGCTGGGCTGCATGCTCGGCCCCGACGGGGAGGACGGCGCCGTCCGCCTGAAGATCGACGACGCCGACTACCGGCTGTCGTTCCACCCCGGTGAGGAGTACCGCACCGCCTACGCCGGCTGGGAGGTGCTCAACCACCGGGACCTCGATGCGGCGATCAAGCGCCTGGAGGACAACGGCGCCAAGCCCCGCTACGCCGACGAGGCCACCACCGCCGCGCGCGGCGTCCAGCGGCTCGTGCAGTTCGAGGACCCGTTCGGCCTGCCCCTGGAGCTGTTCTGCTACCAGGAGGCCAACTACCACTACTGGCACCCGCCGCGCCCGCACGCCGGCTTCGTCACCAAGGAGCAGGGCCTCGGGCACGTCGTCTTCGCCGTCCCGGACGCGCGAAAGGCCGTCGACTTCTACATCGACGCGATGGGCTTCATCCCCAGCGAGGTGCTGACGATGAACGAGCCGCTCGGTGAGATGTGGTTCCTCCGGGTCAACCCGCGCCACCACAGCGTCGCGTTCCTCGAGGTCCCGAACTCGGTCGGCCTGCACCACGTCTACCTCGAGTCGGTCGACCTCGACGACGTCGGCTACTCCTACTTCGACGTGCTCGGTGGCGACGCCAACCCCGACCTGCAGATGGCGTTCGGCCGGCACATCGGCGACCAGGTCATCTCCTACTACATCCATACCCCCGGCGGCTTCATGATCGAGTACGGCTGGGGCGGCCTGGCGATCGACGAGATGGACAAGCGCTCGCCCAACAACCTCAACTTCCGCAACGGCAAGCGGCAGGAGATGTGGGGCCACAAGTTCCGCTTCCAGCCGAACGAGGCCGTCCACCCGTATCAGGCCTGA
- a CDS encoding LysR family transcriptional regulator, with product MKLGQVDLNLLVVLDALLREKNVTRAAESLHMSQPATSTALARLRKVLGDELLTKHGRYLELTPRAESLIEPVREVLATIEQTIVRPPVFDPASDSRRFTVIASDYVGAMLLRPLLGRLSGLAAGLRLDAAPVGARYLTALQRDELDIAILPDRIVGDDVLPACSRLPVLSDRFVGAVWTGHPSAGDRLDAELLAASPYLMYTVEGARAIFEDELDAAGCVRHVVATASTFMTMPFMLAGTELVAMVPERLARRVAAAADIRILEPEIPLQPLQQSAYWHTRRDRDPGHVWLRGELLAVATAENAGLPD from the coding sequence ATGAAGCTCGGACAGGTCGACCTGAACTTGTTGGTGGTGCTCGACGCGCTACTGCGGGAGAAGAACGTCACGCGTGCCGCCGAGAGCCTGCACATGTCCCAGCCCGCCACGAGCACGGCGCTGGCCCGGCTGCGCAAGGTCCTCGGCGACGAGCTGCTCACCAAGCACGGCCGCTACCTGGAGCTGACGCCGCGGGCGGAGTCGCTCATCGAGCCCGTGCGCGAGGTCTTGGCGACGATCGAACAGACGATCGTCCGGCCGCCGGTCTTCGATCCGGCGAGTGACAGCCGGAGGTTCACGGTTATCGCGAGCGACTACGTCGGGGCGATGCTTCTCCGGCCGCTGCTGGGCCGGCTGTCGGGCCTGGCGGCCGGCCTCCGGTTGGACGCGGCGCCGGTCGGTGCGCGCTACCTGACCGCGCTGCAGCGGGACGAGCTGGACATCGCGATCCTGCCCGACCGGATCGTCGGTGACGACGTCCTCCCGGCCTGCTCCCGGCTGCCGGTGCTCAGCGATCGCTTCGTCGGCGCGGTATGGACCGGCCACCCCAGCGCGGGAGATCGGCTGGACGCGGAGCTCCTGGCCGCCTCGCCGTACCTCATGTACACCGTCGAGGGCGCGCGCGCGATCTTCGAGGACGAACTGGACGCCGCCGGGTGCGTGCGGCATGTCGTCGCGACCGCCAGCACCTTCATGACGATGCCGTTCATGCTGGCCGGAACGGAGCTCGTCGCGATGGTGCCCGAGCGGTTGGCCCGGCGCGTCGCCGCCGCCGCGGACATCCGCATTCTCGAGCCGGAGATCCCGCTCCAGCCGCTGCAGCAGTCGGCGTACTGGCACACCCGGCGCGACCGGGACCCCGGCCACGTGTGGCTGCGCGGGGAACTCTTGGCGGTTGCCACTGCCGAGAACGCGGGTCTGCCTGATTGA
- a CDS encoding amidohydrolase family protein — MTQAIDVHAHLAVPAVDALIDGHPGLVRQRQIDAATLGPASLAVNVQQIAELGPRLTDLEVRLAAMDAARVDVQAVSAVPLPHAWADPDLASRIVATTNEGVAAYCAKEPTRLIPIGTVSLQHPSLVVSQLRAAADLGLRGVQISTAAGPDRELDDPSLTEFWAAAEELDLAVLIHPWGCTLGERLNAYYLFNSVGNPTETALALSRLLFSGVLERHPRLRVWSAHGGGYLPSYVVRADHAWAARSDARTTTEPPSALLRRTFVDSLVYTPEQLRHLVAVMGASQVTLGSDYPFDMGVDDPVDRLEAAGLDAATTDAIRGGNAARLLGLEQ, encoded by the coding sequence GTGACCCAAGCGATCGATGTCCACGCCCACCTGGCGGTCCCGGCAGTCGACGCGCTGATCGACGGCCACCCGGGCTTGGTCCGTCAGCGGCAGATCGACGCGGCCACACTCGGCCCCGCATCGCTGGCCGTGAACGTCCAGCAGATCGCCGAGCTGGGACCCAGGCTGACCGACCTCGAGGTGCGCCTCGCCGCGATGGACGCCGCGCGGGTGGACGTCCAGGCGGTGAGTGCGGTGCCGTTGCCGCACGCGTGGGCTGATCCGGATCTGGCGTCGCGCATCGTGGCTACCACCAACGAGGGCGTGGCTGCCTACTGCGCGAAAGAGCCGACCCGGCTGATCCCGATCGGCACGGTGTCGTTGCAGCATCCGAGCCTCGTCGTGTCGCAGTTGCGGGCGGCCGCTGACCTGGGCCTGCGCGGGGTGCAGATCTCGACGGCCGCAGGGCCGGACCGCGAGCTGGACGACCCGTCCCTCACGGAATTCTGGGCCGCCGCCGAAGAGCTGGACCTCGCTGTGTTGATCCACCCCTGGGGGTGCACGCTCGGCGAGCGGCTCAACGCGTACTACCTGTTCAACAGCGTGGGGAACCCGACCGAGACAGCGTTGGCGCTCTCCCGTCTGCTCTTCTCGGGAGTGCTCGAACGCCATCCGCGGCTACGAGTCTGGTCCGCGCACGGCGGTGGTTACCTGCCGTCGTACGTCGTTCGCGCCGACCACGCCTGGGCCGCCCGCTCCGACGCGCGGACGACGACCGAGCCGCCGAGCGCGCTGCTGCGCCGGACGTTCGTCGACTCGCTGGTCTACACACCCGAACAGCTGCGGCATCTCGTCGCGGTGATGGGGGCTTCGCAGGTGACGCTCGGCTCCGACTACCCGTTCGACATGGGCGTCGACGACCCGGTCGACCGGCTGGAGGCCGCCGGTCTCGACGCCGCGACGACCGACGCGATCCGCGGCGGCAACGCCGCCCGACTCCTGGGGCTGGAACAGTGA
- a CDS encoding fumarylacetoacetate hydrolase family protein: MRLTTVLTAEGARVGVLDGDVIRLAAPGPTLLDVIAEGVEALRTRDAIGVEEAVFGPLLAPPSVRDFLTYEQHLAALAGAVPEEWYDQPLFYFSNPAAIVAPYGEVRMPPLVTQYDYELEVAAVIGKAGSDLTPEQGAAHIVGYTIMNDWSARDLQVAEFKQPMGPSKSKDAAITLGPWLVTADELADFVEDGRLALRTEVRLNGARTGGDTTANMSWSFGDLVAYASRGTVVRPGDVLGSGTCGTGCLAEIKRTQPETAPDWLKAGDVVRIEVEQLGSIENRLVPGSAPVEIPKARRRIKESVQ, translated from the coding sequence ATGCGGCTGACGACGGTGCTGACCGCGGAGGGCGCCCGCGTCGGTGTCCTGGACGGGGACGTGATCCGGCTGGCTGCACCGGGGCCGACGCTGCTCGACGTCATCGCCGAGGGTGTCGAGGCGCTCCGCACCCGCGACGCGATCGGAGTCGAGGAGGCGGTGTTCGGGCCGCTGCTGGCGCCGCCGTCGGTACGGGACTTCCTGACCTACGAACAGCACCTGGCCGCGCTGGCCGGTGCGGTCCCCGAGGAGTGGTACGACCAGCCGCTATTCTACTTCTCCAATCCGGCCGCGATCGTCGCGCCGTACGGCGAGGTCCGGATGCCGCCGCTGGTGACGCAGTACGACTACGAACTCGAAGTCGCCGCGGTGATCGGCAAGGCAGGCTCGGATCTGACTCCGGAGCAGGGCGCCGCGCACATCGTCGGCTACACGATCATGAACGACTGGTCGGCCCGCGACCTGCAGGTCGCGGAGTTCAAGCAGCCGATGGGCCCATCCAAGTCCAAGGACGCGGCGATCACGCTCGGGCCGTGGCTGGTGACCGCCGACGAGCTCGCCGACTTCGTCGAGGACGGCCGGCTCGCGCTGCGCACCGAAGTCCGGCTCAACGGCGCGCGGACCGGCGGGGACACCACCGCGAACATGTCGTGGTCGTTCGGGGATCTGGTGGCCTACGCCTCCCGGGGCACGGTGGTCCGGCCCGGGGACGTGCTCGGATCGGGTACCTGCGGCACCGGGTGCCTCGCGGAGATCAAACGGACACAGCCGGAGACCGCACCGGACTGGCTGAAGGCCGGGGACGTCGTCCGCATCGAGGTCGAGCAGCTGGGCTCCATCGAGAACCGGCTGGTTCCCGGGTCTGCTCCGGTGGAGATTCCCAAGGCACGGCGGAGAATCAAGGAGAGCGTTCAGTGA
- a CDS encoding FAD-dependent monooxygenase produces the protein MPAVNHVLVVGGGAAGAAAAILLADAGVAVDLVEVMPAVTALGSGITLQGNALRVLRQLGVLDDCLALGYPFSKLVIRAPDPAATVVAEVDDLPFGGPDLPSTMGMYRPDLARILMARADRAGAKVRFSTTVDTFQQDDHGVNVRFSDGTSGRYDLVVGADGVRSALRRALGIQLETRSVGLGAWRMFGPRPAEITAFNVIFGGPSHMVSVCPTSEDTAYWSLLEDAQDRSGQSPDERLATFRELTRGYHGPWDEVRDAFTDPAKLHYTWFETHLLDAPWHRGRVVLIGDATHVCPPTIAQGAAMGLEDAAVLAELLTTSDRVDETLWEAFMARRHDRVKTVVDASVQIAQWNLDHVQGDVPTVTRRVAAVVSQPA, from the coding sequence ATGCCCGCGGTGAACCACGTCCTGGTCGTGGGCGGCGGAGCGGCCGGAGCGGCCGCCGCCATCCTGCTCGCGGACGCCGGTGTGGCCGTCGACCTCGTCGAGGTCATGCCCGCGGTGACCGCCCTGGGGTCCGGCATCACGCTGCAGGGCAACGCCCTGCGCGTGCTCCGGCAGCTCGGTGTGCTCGACGACTGCCTCGCGCTCGGCTACCCGTTCTCGAAGCTGGTCATCCGCGCTCCGGACCCGGCCGCCACGGTGGTCGCCGAGGTCGACGACCTCCCGTTCGGCGGTCCCGACCTGCCGTCGACCATGGGTATGTACCGGCCGGACCTCGCGCGGATCCTGATGGCCCGCGCCGATCGGGCCGGCGCCAAGGTTCGGTTCTCGACCACCGTCGACACCTTCCAGCAGGACGACCACGGGGTGAACGTCCGCTTCTCCGACGGCACGTCCGGACGCTACGACCTGGTCGTGGGCGCCGACGGGGTGCGCTCAGCCCTGCGGCGCGCGCTGGGCATCCAGCTGGAGACCCGGTCCGTGGGGTTGGGCGCCTGGCGCATGTTCGGTCCGCGGCCGGCGGAGATCACGGCGTTCAACGTCATCTTCGGAGGGCCCTCGCACATGGTCAGTGTGTGCCCGACCTCGGAGGACACCGCGTACTGGTCGCTCCTGGAGGACGCGCAGGACCGCAGCGGGCAGAGCCCGGACGAACGGTTGGCGACGTTCCGGGAGCTGACCCGGGGCTACCACGGCCCGTGGGACGAGGTCCGGGACGCGTTCACCGACCCCGCGAAGCTGCACTACACGTGGTTCGAGACCCACCTGCTGGACGCGCCGTGGCACCGCGGCCGCGTCGTGCTCATCGGCGACGCCACCCACGTCTGTCCGCCCACCATCGCGCAGGGCGCGGCGATGGGCCTGGAGGACGCGGCCGTCCTCGCCGAGCTGCTCACGACGTCCGACCGGGTCGACGAGACGCTCTGGGAGGCGTTCATGGCGCGCCGCCACGACCGGGTGAAGACCGTCGTCGACGCCTCGGTGCAGATCGCGCAGTGGAACCTCGACCACGTCCAGGGCGACGTCCCCACGGTGACCCGCCGGGTCGCCGCCGTCGTCAGCCAACCGGCCTGA
- a CDS encoding C-terminal binding protein, with product MTRVLVTDVAWPTVEVERSVLADAGAELVLAASGDTAELVELARDADAILTCFAKVPAEVLDAATRCRTVARYGVGVDNIDVDHATRLGMVVSNVPVYCVDEVADSALLGILALARRLLPLTRDVAAGRWGRDVPGAGTRLRGKVLGLVGVGTIGSALAVRAQALGLEVVAFDRRPVPGVRLAASLEELLAEADVVSLHVPLTESTRHLIGAAELATMKPTAWVVNTARGPLVDNAALLDALERGEIAGAALDVTDPEPLPADHPFRTRDDVVLTPHTAFSSDGSLAELARKAATNVVDVLEGRVPATVVNTAVLDSPALRLPR from the coding sequence ATGACCCGAGTGCTGGTGACCGACGTCGCCTGGCCGACCGTCGAGGTCGAACGGTCGGTCCTCGCCGACGCCGGCGCCGAGCTGGTCCTCGCCGCGTCCGGTGACACGGCCGAGTTGGTCGAGCTCGCTCGGGACGCGGACGCGATCCTGACCTGTTTCGCCAAGGTGCCCGCCGAGGTGCTGGACGCCGCGACCCGCTGCCGGACGGTGGCGCGGTACGGCGTCGGAGTCGACAACATCGACGTCGACCACGCCACCCGGCTCGGCATGGTCGTCAGCAACGTGCCGGTCTACTGCGTCGACGAGGTGGCCGACTCGGCGCTGCTGGGCATCCTCGCGCTGGCACGGCGCCTGCTTCCGCTCACCCGTGACGTCGCCGCCGGGCGGTGGGGGCGGGACGTGCCCGGAGCCGGCACCCGGCTCCGCGGCAAGGTGCTGGGCCTGGTCGGCGTCGGGACGATCGGCAGCGCGCTGGCCGTACGTGCCCAGGCCCTGGGTCTGGAGGTCGTCGCCTTCGACCGGCGACCGGTCCCCGGCGTGCGCCTGGCGGCGTCGCTGGAGGAGTTGCTCGCCGAGGCCGACGTCGTATCGCTGCACGTGCCGCTCACCGAGAGCACCCGGCACCTGATCGGCGCCGCCGAGCTCGCGACGATGAAGCCCACGGCGTGGGTGGTGAACACCGCCCGCGGGCCCCTGGTGGACAACGCGGCTCTTCTCGACGCGTTGGAACGCGGGGAGATCGCCGGTGCTGCGCTGGACGTCACGGACCCGGAGCCGCTACCTGCCGATCATCCGTTCCGCACGCGCGACGACGTCGTCCTCACCCCGCATACCGCGTTCTCCTCGGACGGCTCGCTGGCCGAGCTCGCCCGCAAAGCCGCGACGAACGTCGTCGACGTGCTCGAAGGGCGGGTTCCGGCGACCGTCGTCAACACGGCCGTGCTGGACAGCCCGGCGCTGCGGCTGCCGCGATGA
- a CDS encoding cyclase family protein, with translation MIGYDVTAEFGSDPEAAIAEAAKRHSNWNRWGADDGVGTVNFLDDAKRAAAASLIRRGASFSLSLPFDENGPQFGWKRRVNPVHTMTSTGMDTPEQMGLPHGLSVADDAVFMPLQCSTQWDGLGHVFDHGVAWNGRAGREVVTSEGDFATGIERIAAPVIGRGVLLDVGRALGENGELPDGCPITSADLDETIRRQGTSVGRGDLVLVRTGQLTRVRRRLAAGEGWGSYAGGPAPGLSFETAGWLHRTEIAAVATDTWGVEVRPNEWPDAMQPLHQVALPHIGLLLGEMWDPDALAADCAEDGVYEFLLAAQPLPFTRAVGSPVNPVAVK, from the coding sequence GTGATCGGCTACGACGTCACCGCGGAGTTCGGGTCGGATCCCGAGGCAGCGATCGCCGAGGCGGCGAAGCGGCACAGCAACTGGAATCGGTGGGGGGCCGACGACGGCGTCGGAACGGTGAACTTTCTTGACGACGCCAAGCGCGCCGCGGCCGCGAGCCTGATCCGGCGTGGTGCCAGCTTCAGCCTCTCGCTGCCGTTCGACGAGAACGGGCCGCAGTTCGGGTGGAAACGCCGGGTCAACCCCGTGCACACGATGACCTCGACCGGCATGGACACCCCGGAACAGATGGGGTTGCCGCACGGGCTCTCGGTCGCCGACGACGCGGTGTTCATGCCGCTGCAGTGCAGTACGCAGTGGGACGGGCTGGGGCACGTGTTCGATCACGGCGTGGCCTGGAACGGCCGGGCCGGTCGGGAGGTCGTGACCAGCGAGGGCGACTTCGCGACCGGCATCGAACGGATCGCCGCGCCGGTGATCGGCCGAGGCGTGCTGCTCGACGTCGGTCGGGCACTGGGCGAGAACGGCGAGCTGCCGGACGGCTGTCCGATCACGAGCGCGGATCTGGACGAGACGATCCGCCGCCAGGGCACGAGCGTCGGCCGGGGCGACCTCGTACTGGTGCGGACCGGTCAGCTCACCCGCGTCCGGCGACGCCTCGCCGCGGGCGAAGGCTGGGGCTCCTACGCGGGCGGCCCGGCACCGGGTCTGTCGTTCGAGACCGCCGGATGGCTGCACCGCACCGAGATCGCGGCGGTCGCCACCGACACCTGGGGCGTGGAGGTGCGACCCAACGAGTGGCCGGACGCGATGCAGCCGCTCCACCAGGTCGCCCTGCCGCACATCGGCCTTCTGCTGGGTGAGATGTGGGATCCGGACGCGCTCGCCGCGGACTGCGCGGAGGACGGCGTCTACGAGTTCCTCCTTGCGGCGCAGCCGCTGCCGTTCACCCGGGCGGTCGGCTCGCCGGTCAACCCCGTGGCGGTGAAGTGA